tcgtGCACGTGATACGACGGTTGTTCTGCAGGAGGTTGATTTGCTTTAGGagataaaaacttaaaaacggTAAAAGAGAGGGATATGGAGATTTGGTGCAACGTGACAACAGGATCACAGTAACCTACATAAAGCTTACATAACATATTCAAAAGCCTTGAAGAAAGAGTGCCTGAATAAACCTGACTGTACAAAGAAATAGGCCTGAAAACAGAAGTGCACACAACTCACAAATCTTCATTTCAGGGTACAAGTACAAGCTTtatatgaaatgttaaaatatttctCTATTTGAGTCGAAAGCAGAACCTAGCAAATTCAAGTttcagatccagattttttttagaGATATGAAAACACTCTGCTTGAATTGGTATTTTggattttatattgtttatttctctttagcattaatatataaatgatacaggctatgtttgttttgtactttATCTTTTGTATAACTTATGGGTTTGGTTTTCATAGAAGTCATAAACGCTTTCTACCACACACCACAAGCGCTTTAAATTGGatgtatgtattttgtattcatgtttttcGGTTTAAGTTAATTAGATATGatatgtgagagtgaatggttgtatATTTGTATCTCTAAGTCAGATAATTGgcatagataatggatggatggatggtcaACCACAAAAAGTTGAATATACTTAGTTGTAgaaaaatattcacatattgaaaaatacaaaatctatGAATCTGCAGCAAATTGTTTAATATATAGTTTAAGTGCTGGACACATGTTCCAGCTGCATACAAAGATACATTGTGTTGTAAATGATATATAATGTTTGTATTAACGTGTTTGTGTTAAACTGAGGTTCAGGATTTCCCCTCTTCAAcagatgaatgtgaaaacagtcTTCTAAACTCTATATTGAGATCTGCACAGTCACCAGGAGACATTAAAACCTCCTCCACAACAGGttcatgttttttcattcaCACTGATGCACATGACAAAGCCGTTTAGAGCAGAGAGACATCACAGTGTAATTCctctttgaatttaaaatgaaaatcgAAGGATAAAAGTGTTTCCACCATTTTTTGCAGCCATTGCATGATATCATTTTAGCTGACAACTGAATTGTGGGAACATGAACTTCACAGTAGAGAAGAAATCAATATTTGTTCATACATTTAAACATGGTTACAAATGTTACAAACCTGAAATATTACAAACCTGAATCAGCCATTTTAATGGGATTGACTGAAAAGTGAATTACCATTGTAATAAACTGCTTTTGATAAACCTTTTATGAGAGGTTTGCAGGTTATCACAAAttagtttattaatattcatgatctattattgttattattgatttataGACCAGTTACAAGCCATTATAACGTTtgggttaaaaaaaattgtgaaaatcCCTTTTAGCGCAGAAGGTGTCGGTCCAATCAGAGGTTAAGTCAAAAAGGCACTTTTCACAACCTGGTAATGCAAAAGTTGATTTTAATTATGGCTTATGACTGATCTTTAGAGTtttatcaaatacatttttaactattaacaataacaattaGCTAAAACCCTTTATTATAAATGGTGCATTATTATAAAGTTGTaccaaaatatcaaacatggTCGATCTTACATTGATAAATGTAGATAGACAAACGTAAGACCTTAGTAAAATTACTGCGCAAATGTTTAGTGTCTTAGTTCAGTTTAACTCAAAGTCCCTCTGTCACCAGATGAATCCACATGAAGAGTTTagacattttcattatatttcctGTCTCCAGTCTTTCAAGCTGACcaactgtggctgctgcaggaaaGTGAATAAGCATAGTTCCTAAGAAAGAGTTTAAATAAAGGTGGTTTCCAGGTTTCAGAGACAGTTAATGTCATTTATAAATTCTGACTTCAATGTGCAAAACCACTAGAATGACACAGTGTTCTCTAAATACTGCTTCAGGGTTTGTTTTCCCATCACACAGGATGTGATACAAGGATGTGCAATCAGTTCTCTTTAAAACAAAGATCAAGTCATTGTTACACTGTGTAACGAAAGTAATTCACACggtttccctcctctgtcttttgtcGTCTGTAATGAATATCTGGCACGCATCCGTCTTATCATCAGTCTTGTCTCTCGAGCATTTCCTCATGATGTGTCATCATAAACAACTCCTCAACTCTTTAAGAATGAAATGCAATGAATTACAGGAATTAAAAAGATACTTAACAATACATTAACAAAGAGAAAGACGACCGTACACGACGACAGCCCcaaggctctctctctctctctcacaccatGAATGTCTTGCAGCTCACAAGTTTGCTGCCCCTGTGCTTGGAGACCTTTCGACTGCTCTTCTGCGAACCTCCCTTCAGCCTCACGCTGCCGGGCGCACTCTGTGACCCCTTCCTTCCTTtggccagctcctcctcctcctcttgcttgTAGTTTTGGAGGTTCTGGCAGTCGCAGGAGCGCTCTTTGGGGAAGGGATTCTGGCCCTTGCAAAACCACTTCATGGAGCCGTAGAGAAACTCAGCACAGCTGGCAACGGCTGCTATCACCCCTACAATGAAGTagaagcagaggaagatggTTTTCTCTGCAGGGCGGGAGGTGAAGCAGTCCACTGTGTAAGGGCAGGGAAAGCGGCTACAGGGGAACTGGGCCTCCACCTTGAAGCCGTACAGCTGCCACTGGCCCACCAGGAAGCCAACTTCTGCCACTATGCGAAAGGCCACGTTGACTATGTAGAGCCTCCGTATGCGCCGGTCCTCTCtttgctgctggctgctggttATGCTGGATTGGGAGCATCTTTCCCTCTTGTTGTGGTGGTGCATGGCGTACATGAGGAAGACCAGAGATGGGGTGGCGATGAGGACAATGTGGAACACCCAGAATCGGTACTGGGAGATGGGGAAGGCCATGTCGTAGCACACCTGCTTGCAGCCCGGCTGGAGGGTGTTGCAGGCAAACTCCTCCTGCTCGTCATCAAACAAGTCACTGGCGACGGTTCCCAGGATCAGTATCCTGAACACGAGCATGAGCAAGAGCCAGAAACGGCCAAGCATCGGCGAGTGGGCCTGGAGGGTGTCGAAGAGTCCGCCGAGGTAGCCCCATTCCCCCATGATTGCAGCAGTGTCCTGGGTATGGATCCTTGGGAGTCCGGTGATTTATCCACCTTTCCTTCTCAGAGTGAAAGCTGCCTCTGGCTGAAAACAGAAACTACAGTATCCTGTTATCCCAAATTCATGACTCAATGTGAGAGTGATCTGCAGGTCAAAGTTTGGTCCCCGGCTCCTGCGTCTGAGTCAGTGATAGCGCCT
This is a stretch of genomic DNA from Hippoglossus stenolepis isolate QCI-W04-F060 chromosome 21, HSTE1.2, whole genome shotgun sequence. It encodes these proteins:
- the LOC118100131 gene encoding gap junction delta-3 protein-like, yielding MGEWGYLGGLFDTLQAHSPMLGRFWLLLMLVFRILILGTVASDLFDDEQEEFACNTLQPGCKQVCYDMAFPISQYRFWVFHIVLIATPSLVFLMYAMHHHNKRERCSQSSITSSQQQREDRRIRRLYIVNVAFRIVAEVGFLVGQWQLYGFKVEAQFPCSRFPCPYTVDCFTSRPAEKTIFLCFYFIVGVIAAVASCAEFLYGSMKWFCKGQNPFPKERSCDCQNLQNYKQEEEEELAKGRKGSQSAPGSVRLKGGSQKSSRKVSKHRGSKLVSCKTFMV